In Candidatus Contubernalis alkalaceticus, the genomic window TATTTGAAACATCATCAATACTTGCAACGGATGAGTCGGACTGGTTCACAATCGCGGGATAATCCTCCTGCCCCAAGGTTGATGCAACAACCTTATTCCCTTCTGTTGCTATTATCGCGTTCTTGGGGGAAAAACCGGTTGATGGTAGTACTTTCTGGATAATAGACGGTTCGGCAGGATAGCTTTTCCAGTAGGCTCTTTGCTTCTTGGCTCCGGTATTCCTCCGGCGACATGCAAGGCTCGATACGCTATGTCCGGCGTCAACATGCAGATTGCAATGATAGCCACAGCTTCGCCAGCTTATTGATGTATATTCCATATTCATCCCTTCTTAGAATTATTAAAATACCCTGACTGTTTTACAATATCTTCTCCATCAATGAAGTCTTTGGTCACTTCTGTAATCGTCTTGCCGGTCTTGCGTATATAGGTTTGTATTGCATGGTACCCGGCTGCATATCCCCCACAATAGGGGACACCGAGCGCTTCGCTTTTGGGAAGCATTGGATGGTCACCGAAAATGTACTTTCTTACTTCCATAAAACCTGCAGCGCCAAGATTTTTTCCGATAATTTCATTCGCCTTTTTCAAATCCGCTTCCCCAATGCCCGTCACCCATGGCCCGATAAAGTCTTCGCCATATAATTCCGCTGCGAAGCTTTCCGCCATACCTTCGACAGCCAGATATTGGCTTAATGTTACATTCATGAAATTCCATTTTACGTTCAAGAACAGTGTATTGTGGTGAAACTCATGGGCAATACACGCAGGGAGCTTTGGAAGGTTTTGCGCGTTAGGGACAATTATTATCTGAACATATCCGGGCATAGAGCCAACTCCGGTATACCCTTCGCTTTGAGCAAGTCTTACAGGATCACCCAAGAAGATACCAAGTGTGATTTCCTCTGGTATTTTTATTCCAAACTTTTGCAGATTAAATATGGCAAATTCAATAGTTTTTTTGGCTTCATTCCATGCGTCCACAGTAATTAGCCGATTAAGCATATCTTTGGCGGTGTCGTCCACTCCCGATAGCGCCAAACAGGATAAGGCTTCTGTACTGCGGGGCATTCTTGTCAGTTCAAACATTGGGGCGAAAGGCTGCAAAAACTCTTCATCAAAAAAGGAACTTCGCTCATTGTCAGGCAGCGACAGCATCTCTATATAGAGCTTGCGCGTATCCAGAATATTAATCTTCATTTTCTCATCCTCCGATTTTTTTCAATCACTTTTTTGCCTCTTATTGATCTCATATACAATATAAACTATGACGCTACGTAAAGGTCAATAGTTTATTTTAAATTTCCCCTTTTCCTTCTAGTTATTTTTCTATATTTAAAACCTAATAGCACCTTAGCCCCATCAAATACTTTTTCGGGTGGTTTTTGTCGCTCAAATTGCTCTGTTAGAACTGTTAGATTTTTAATACGGCGAAGTTTAAAAAATCGGTAATCGCTTCTTACTCGGCAATATCCATAGAAGTACCAACCTTGTCCCTTAAACACAAGCTTAAGAGGTTCAACCACTCGCTGCATATTGCTTTCGCCACCATGGTAAAGGAATTGTACTGTATATTTCTCCAAAATGGCATTTTTAAGTGTTGCGAATATCCTGGATTCTTCCTCTGCATTTGCCCATCCTGAAAAATCCACCTCAACCCAGTCGCTATCAGCATTTCCAAAAAGGGAGGAAAGTTTTTTGACCGCCGTAACTGTTTTTTGGAGACTTACAGCATCCATAGCGTGCAGTGCAGAAAGAATATCGGCCTTTTCATTTTCGGTGAGCACTGCTTTATTCAAAACAAAGTCAGGTAAAAGAGAAATTCCGCCGCCCTTGCCTTTGGTCATATAGATTGGAATTCCAGCCGAGGACAGCAGCTCCACATCACGATAAATTGTGCGAGAAGAAACCTCGAAATACTTTGCCATTTCACCTGCGGTAACACTCTCTTTACCCAGCAGTAAATATACCATCTCAAATAATCTGTTCATTTGCATATCTTCACACCTCTTACTTTTATTATAAGAGGATAATATGACATCAGCAAGACATATTTAAGTATTTGTCTTGCTGATGTCATGGCTTCTGTAAATGCTACATACCCAAAATCGTCCAAATATACAAGGGTGCGGTCATGGTAAATACCAGGCAGCCAAAAAGAATTGCGGGCGCTGCTCTCCATGCTAAGACATAAGAGTTTTTAATTTCCTTCGCTGTAAAACGCTTGGCAGCCCCTTTTTCCATTACTATTATACTTCTCTGTAAAACACTCCGCGGGTTATTAAGCAATTTTTTCATAATTGGAGCACATTGCCTTTGCCCATTACAGCCTGTTGACTATATTGATTAAATAAGCTTACATTACCAGAATTTGTTGTTACATCAAATCGGAAGTCAATCGGTTCTTGTTCAGTTTCAATTTCAATATTACCGCCATTGGATTTTCCATATATTGAGTGGACTTGCAATACCAACTACCCCTATCATCCATCCGGCCGCCAGCAAAGCAAACAGCCCAAGAAAAGGGCTGAGAACAATGATTAAGTTCACAAAGCCTAAACCGATTAAAAACCACACAGCACGGAAAATATTTATGGCCGATGAGGTTACGTCCATTTTATCAACGTGATAAGCAGTCAGCAGCTCTCGTGCTAATAGTTTTGGTGAACCAAGAGATTCTGCAATCTGACTTTCTGTTTTTCCTTCGGCTTCTCCAAGAGTAAAATATTCTTCATAATCTTGTAGTATATCTTCTCTTTCATTTGCCGGAACATTTTGTAGATGCCTAGATAAATGCGATAAAAATTCCTTTTTACTCATTAGAGCTCCCCTCCTTAATCAATTTGCTAACTCCTATAGAGAATTCTTGCCATTCGTCAACTAACTGATGAAGGTATTCATGCCCTTGATCAGTTAACTTGTAATATTTTCTTGCAGGGCCTTCGCTGGATTCTTGTATATATGTTGTACAATAATTTTCTTTTGTTAATTTTCTCAATATTGGATAAACGGTACCTTCCGATATTTCAATCTGTTCGGAGATTTTCTGTACCAGCTCATACCCGTATCGGTCCTGCTTTTCCAACAACACAAGGATACAAAGCTCTAGCACCCCTTTTTTAAATTGTATATTCAAAATATCACCACTCTTCTATTTTCTGATGATTTGTATAATGTATACTACTATATATTATATGGTAGTATATAAAGTATTATACCACGAAGCAAAATTCATTGCAACGTAATATTTTAATTATTTCATCCTTCCTCAACAAAGGCGGATTATGATCTGGAAATAAACAGAGTACTTCCCGGCATTTTGCCTGCCTAATAGCAGACTGTCCCAAAAGGATACCTCTGAATGAGGAATCCCTAAGTATAGAAAGAAA contains:
- a CDS encoding DUF2268 domain-containing protein, yielding MKINILDTRKLYIEMLSLPDNERSSFFDEEFLQPFAPMFELTRMPRSTEALSCLALSGVDDTAKDMLNRLITVDAWNEAKKTIEFAIFNLQKFGIKIPEEITLGIFLGDPVRLAQSEGYTGVGSMPGYVQIIIVPNAQNLPKLPACIAHEFHHNTLFLNVKWNFMNVTLSQYLAVEGMAESFAAELYGEDFIGPWVTGIGEADLKKANEIIGKNLGAAGFMEVRKYIFGDHPMLPKSEALGVPYCGGYAAGYHAIQTYIRKTGKTITEVTKDFIDGEDIVKQSGYFNNSKKG
- a CDS encoding helix-turn-helix transcriptional regulator — protein: MVYLLLGKESVTAGEMAKYFEVSSRTIYRDVELLSSAGIPIYMTKGKGGGISLLPDFVLNKAVLTENEKADILSALHAMDAVSLQKTVTAVKKLSSLFGNADSDWVEVDFSGWANAEEESRIFATLKNAILEKYTVQFLYHGGESNMQRVVEPLKLVFKGQGWYFYGYCRVRSDYRFFKLRRIKNLTVLTEQFERQKPPEKVFDGAKVLLGFKYRKITRRKRGNLK
- a CDS encoding HAAS signaling domain-containing protein, with the protein product MSKKEFLSHLSRHLQNVPANEREDILQDYEEYFTLGEAEGKTESQIAESLGSPKLLARELLTAYHVDKMDVTSSAINIFRAVWFLIGLGFVNLIIVLSPFLGLFALLAAGWMIGVVGIASPLNIWKIQWR
- a CDS encoding PadR family transcriptional regulator translates to MNIQFKKGVLELCILVLLEKQDRYGYELVQKISEQIEISEGTVYPILRKLTKENYCTTYIQESSEGPARKYYKLTDQGHEYLHQLVDEWQEFSIGVSKLIKEGSSNE